The Pungitius pungitius chromosome 4, fPunPun2.1, whole genome shotgun sequence nucleotide sequence agattgtcttgacaatgtctacatgcctaaatgcactgagttgccgccatgtgattggctgcttggaaattaagtgttaacgagcagttggacaggtgtacctaataaagtggccggtgagtgtatactgtAGAGTCTATATGAGAAACTGTATGCTGATAATGTGTGCTACTGTGTGCTGAAGTAGGTGCTGCATGGAGACATAgaaaggaagtgtgtgtgctgAGCTGAAATACACAAAGCATGATGCAATGCAGGAGTATGTTAAGAAGAGAcatagaagaaaaaacagcttCTGTTCTTATTCAGCCGATTCAgcttgatttctttattttccttttttagggTAATGGTCATATTTTAACTCCCTTATTTTGTCTAAATTGTTACATCTTGAATTCTCCTAACAGGCCGCTCAGGCGTTTATCATCAACTGCTTGTTTCCTGTGTTTCGGTTTCCTTTTTGTGACCGAGAAACAAGCGGATGCAGgttgttaaacacacacacacacacacacacacacacacacacacacacacggactgaTCACTAACAGTTGAGACAGAAGTTCCGTGTGTTTTCAGTGCTCCCTGCACATTGGATTGTATTTGCTTTTTATGACCGTTTTAAAATCATTTCACATTTTGTATTCGATTTTTGCTTAAATAAAAGTTACAAAGACAAAACTTTTCTTGAGGACAACTTTCttcgccccgcccccccaccccgaccccTGGATGACCTGAATGCCGTCATTGAAACGACGCTAAACGGGTGAGTGGCGAGTGGCGTTGTATAAAAGACGCTAGATTTGCCTCGCGATGTTTGGGGGGTCCGGGGTTTGGGGGAGTAGTGTGGGTGAGAGTGTCTCactagttaagtcctaaacggcccctcgtAGTAAGTCTTTACTCAGGAGAAGTGATCTCGCTCACAAAAACTAGTCCTAGCACGCGACAGAACTAGAAGGAATTGACACAGACCTTCCCTAAAGATGTCAACATCTTGAAGTCGATGTTCCTTCGGTgtcggaggagacggaggatcCCGTCCAGGTAAACCTGGTCTTTACTGAAGCACCCTGCCACAGAAAGAAGTGTGAAACAACTGTGTCTCGTGCATATTTACCCTCAACAGCTTCATGTCCAGCTGCTAGTAGTCACGTTGACGTcacctgttggtgtgtgtgtgtgtgtgtgtgtgtgtgtgcgtgcagtcaCCTGGCTGCGAGGTGTCCGTCTGCCCCCTCTTGGCCCTCAGGCAGTACTCCCAGCGGACGTCCGGGTCCTGGACGAAGCGAGCGATGTGGCCGAAGAGGCGGCTGAAGCTCATGCTGGTGGCGTGGTACACCGTGTAGTACAGCAGCGCCGCGCGCCACAGGTAAGGCTGTTTCCGTAGCAACACGCTGTGCAGGCTGGCGAGGCCCTCCTCCGTGGGGTTGGCGGGTTTGAGGCCGAAGCGCTTCCTGCCCTCGGCGGTGGCCCACGGCTGCAGGTTGTTGTTCACCCCTCGGAGGTAATGCGTCCCTGAGGAGACGTTATTTCCCTTCTTTAATCTGACCGTTAAGTCGTGGAcgaacccccacccccctctcccccccgagCCTACCGATCTCGTGTCGCAGCATCCCCTCCAGCCAGTGCTGCCGCGCTCCGGCCAGGTTGATGGTCAGCGTGGGACGGCAGCTCTCCACCACCATCACCGCCTGGGACAGCAGCTCGTCCGACAGACG carries:
- the kiaa0895l gene encoding microtubule-associated tyrosine carboxypeptidase isoform X2 yields the protein MAVGIMECVLKKFGSYENFEEVTGGSVLPKSQVWAAVRKYLQKEGCVGEVVVRLSDELLSQAVMVVESCRPTLTINLAGARQHWLEGMLRHEIGTHYLRGVNNNLQPWATAEGRKRFGLKPANPTEEGLASLHSVLLRKQPYLWRAALLYYTVYHATSMSFSRLFGHIARFVQDPDVRWEYCLRAKRGQTDTSQPGCFSKDQVYLDGILRLLRHRRNIDFKMLTSLGKVSFEDVEMLRPLAVLPRTRIPHFMRDQGRYLQHLDHIVTANDLDDSALQHLLP